Proteins encoded together in one Streptomyces sp. NBC_01216 window:
- the nrdJ gene encoding ribonucleoside-triphosphate reductase, adenosylcobalamin-dependent, which produces MFETETAETVFLRTYSRKKPDGSQETWPETVERVVDGNLALVEPRYIEAGERQTLIDLIQNFKFLPAGRHLKSSGVNDFALNNCWASGWNKDDPAEHFEFTLLRLAEGGGVGANYSSRYLHSFPCVENQVIVHIVCDSAHPDYEDLAKAGLISDEYDYEWAGAYSVEDSREGWATALGDLIRTAHEPTTKHHNRVFDVSRIRGKGAPLRSFGGTASGPEPFARMMIEVGKILSEAAGWPLSGMDAMAIDHQIATAIVAGGVRRSARMSIMAWDDSLIEEFLACKGSDTAAMWTTNISVEIDSAFMKALEEKKPHAQKVMKAIAEGAVANGEPGFWNSALTAEGEVDGTYTTNPCGEATLTPWEPCNLGSVNLGQFVHAGKPDLAGLEHAHRLATRYLIRATFAEVADPKSAEAIGKYRRIGVGHLGFADYLVKQGIKYSQAPYKHEVRFDLDFFAETVDKAAAEYANELRIPVPIKKRVIAPTGTTSKLASASGEGIHAPFSDYFLRRIRFSSIEPTEKAQIEEYERKGYRTEPCVYSANTVVVEIPTVDPLLPAYPEYADAFEHAGELTLEQMLSVQRMYQEIWADQAVSYTASVNPEVYTVMDVYETLRGFLPVLKGTTIFPEMSRPQSPYERISEEEYEKRMFEIGEVVADTGYDEICASGACPV; this is translated from the coding sequence TTGTTCGAGACTGAAACCGCGGAAACCGTCTTCCTGCGCACCTACTCCCGCAAGAAGCCCGACGGCTCCCAGGAGACCTGGCCCGAGACCGTAGAGCGCGTCGTAGACGGAAACCTCGCCCTGGTCGAGCCCCGGTACATCGAGGCCGGCGAGCGTCAGACGCTCATCGACCTGATCCAGAACTTCAAGTTCCTCCCCGCAGGCCGGCACCTCAAGAGCAGCGGCGTGAACGACTTCGCGCTGAACAACTGCTGGGCGTCAGGGTGGAACAAGGACGACCCCGCCGAGCACTTCGAGTTCACGCTCCTGCGCCTGGCCGAAGGCGGGGGAGTCGGAGCCAACTACAGCAGCCGGTACCTTCACAGCTTCCCGTGCGTCGAGAACCAGGTGATCGTCCACATCGTGTGCGACTCCGCGCACCCGGACTACGAGGATCTGGCCAAGGCCGGGCTCATCAGTGACGAGTACGACTACGAGTGGGCCGGCGCGTACTCCGTCGAGGACTCCCGCGAGGGCTGGGCCACGGCGCTCGGAGACCTGATCCGCACCGCCCACGAGCCGACCACGAAGCATCACAACCGGGTGTTCGACGTGAGCCGAATCCGCGGCAAGGGTGCCCCGCTGCGTTCCTTCGGCGGAACTGCCTCGGGGCCCGAGCCGTTCGCCCGCATGATGATCGAGGTCGGCAAGATCCTCTCGGAGGCTGCCGGGTGGCCGCTCAGCGGCATGGACGCCATGGCCATTGATCACCAGATCGCCACGGCCATCGTCGCGGGCGGAGTCCGAAGGTCGGCCCGCATGAGCATCATGGCCTGGGACGACAGCCTCATCGAGGAGTTCTTGGCCTGCAAGGGTTCGGACACAGCCGCGATGTGGACGACGAACATCTCGGTCGAGATCGACTCCGCGTTCATGAAGGCCCTGGAGGAGAAGAAGCCTCACGCACAGAAGGTCATGAAGGCGATTGCCGAAGGGGCCGTCGCGAACGGGGAGCCCGGCTTCTGGAACTCCGCACTGACCGCCGAAGGCGAGGTGGACGGCACCTACACCACCAACCCGTGCGGAGAAGCGACACTGACCCCCTGGGAGCCATGCAACCTGGGCTCGGTCAACCTCGGTCAGTTCGTTCATGCTGGAAAGCCGGACCTCGCCGGCCTGGAGCACGCGCACCGTCTCGCCACCCGCTACCTGATCCGTGCGACCTTCGCAGAGGTGGCCGACCCGAAGTCTGCCGAGGCCATCGGCAAGTACCGGCGTATCGGCGTGGGACACCTCGGTTTCGCGGACTACCTTGTGAAGCAGGGCATCAAGTACAGCCAGGCTCCGTACAAGCACGAGGTACGGTTCGACCTCGACTTCTTCGCGGAGACCGTGGACAAGGCCGCAGCCGAGTACGCAAACGAGCTGCGCATACCGGTACCGATCAAGAAGCGGGTGATCGCCCCGACCGGCACCACGAGCAAGCTGGCCAGCGCTTCCGGCGAGGGCATCCACGCCCCCTTCTCGGACTACTTCCTCCGCCGGATCAGGTTCTCCTCCATCGAGCCCACCGAGAAGGCGCAGATCGAGGAGTACGAGAGGAAGGGGTACCGCACCGAGCCGTGCGTCTACTCGGCCAACACGGTCGTAGTCGAGATCCCGACCGTGGACCCGCTCCTGCCGGCCTACCCCGAGTACGCCGACGCCTTTGAGCACGCAGGCGAGCTGACCCTTGAGCAGATGCTTTCGGTACAGCGCATGTACCAGGAGATATGGGCAGACCAGGCCGTCTCCTACACGGCCTCGGTGAACCCGGAGGTCTATACCGTCATGGACGTGTACGAGACTCTTCGCGGGTTCCTGCCCGTCCTCAAGGGAACTACGATCTTCCCGGAAATGAGCCGCCCGCAGTCGCCGTACGAGCGGATCTCCGAAGAGGAATACGAGAAGCGCATGTTCGAGATCGGTGAAGTCGTCGCGGATACCGGCTACGACGAGATCTGCGCCTCTGGGGCCTGCCCTGTCTGA
- the thyX gene encoding FAD-dependent thymidylate synthase: MDVELVQQLANDEMVCMAARVSTIGNKAQSYTREKNRGLINFLVRDRHGSPFEHGSFTFRICAPIFVVREFMRHRAGMSYNEESGRYKELEPVFYIPAGDRPLVQFGKAGAYDFKPGTFRQALVASEAMRMAYTEAWTQYQAMLDQGIAREVARSVLPVGTFSTFYVTCNPRSLMHFLSLRTKSDHARYKSFPQVEIQMVADQMEEHFKTYMPITHETFVQHGRVAP; this comes from the coding sequence ATGGACGTGGAGCTGGTTCAGCAGCTCGCCAACGACGAGATGGTCTGTATGGCCGCCCGCGTCTCGACCATCGGCAACAAGGCCCAGAGCTACACCCGTGAGAAGAACCGGGGCCTGATCAACTTCCTTGTGCGCGACAGGCATGGCAGTCCCTTCGAGCACGGCTCGTTCACGTTCCGGATCTGCGCCCCCATCTTCGTCGTCCGCGAGTTCATGAGGCACCGGGCCGGCATGAGCTACAACGAGGAGTCCGGCCGGTACAAGGAGCTGGAGCCCGTCTTCTACATCCCGGCCGGGGACCGGCCGCTCGTCCAGTTCGGCAAGGCCGGAGCGTACGACTTCAAGCCCGGCACCTTCCGCCAGGCCCTCGTTGCGAGCGAGGCCATGCGGATGGCCTATACCGAGGCGTGGACCCAGTACCAAGCCATGCTCGACCAAGGCATTGCCCGCGAGGTGGCCCGCAGCGTCCTACCGGTCGGAACCTTCTCCACCTTCTACGTCACCTGCAATCCGCGGAGCCTCATGCACTTCCTGTCGCTCCGCACCAAGAGCGACCACGCCAGGTACAAGAGCTTCCCCCAGGTCGAGATTCAGATGGTCGCGGACCAGATGGAAGAGCACTTCAAGACCTACATGCCGATCACTCACGAGACCTTCGTGCAGCACGGCCGGGTGGCGCCGTGA
- a CDS encoding DUF7167 family protein produces the protein MSDHVTIQLHVSTGYVGADYHDEIQMHRPHWEAMTPKEQEEYCQEELKSLIENHIESWWEVTD, from the coding sequence ATGAGTGATCACGTCACCATCCAGCTTCACGTCAGCACGGGGTACGTCGGGGCCGACTACCACGACGAGATCCAGATGCACCGCCCCCACTGGGAGGCGATGACTCCGAAGGAGCAGGAGGAGTACTGCCAGGAGGAGTTGAAGTCGCTGATCGAGAACCACATCGAGTCGTGGTGGGAGGTCACCGACTGA
- a CDS encoding DNA polymerase — protein MRVIDYSLNGDAIRINVVETEKDLPEFRRFVEVNRRALGFDTETDGLSWWEDGFRIRLAQFGNAHESYVLPVEKGGLFQEDAIKAVGWVQKLVMQNGTYDILCMDRVWGVKAETVFPRLLDSRIVAHLVDSRGRKDGGIGHSLEELTRHYLSAVVADEVKSSMTAIAKELKVKKAEVWPVVPLEHEGFNLYAGMDPVLAFRLARKLKPLIPASARKLLDYEHQLAAACAYMVRKGIKADVPYIQARANELARTEVHFKDVAAKLGLENINSPKQVGDAIISRGIRPTDTTPTGQPKVDDQLLKAHLSDPLCEAIYQGKKAAKAKSTWFDNALANRDSEDRLHAAINSTGARTARMSISGAIPAQTFPSKDSLVRRGFIADPGYVVCAVDYKAQELRVLAALSGDMAMKRAFREGADLHQITADSAGVDRSTGKMAGFLTVYGGGWAALASQAGVSEETARRAIDGFFEAFPRVREYSEELQKEARRNGYITTNTGRRLLVDKRRPYAALNYAVQSASRDVTGRAILRLQKAGYGPYCLLPVHDEVIFQFPEEHALKATTKAAQIMKETMNGVLIDTDVSVYGKSWGCGYMAAGQYCDLCDTIHKESE, from the coding sequence TTGAGAGTCATCGACTACAGCCTCAACGGCGACGCCATCCGCATCAACGTCGTTGAGACAGAAAAAGACCTCCCAGAGTTCCGGCGCTTCGTGGAGGTCAACCGGCGCGCACTCGGATTCGACACCGAGACGGACGGCCTCTCCTGGTGGGAGGACGGATTCCGAATCCGCCTCGCGCAATTCGGGAACGCTCACGAGAGCTACGTCCTCCCCGTGGAGAAGGGCGGCCTCTTCCAAGAGGATGCGATCAAGGCCGTCGGCTGGGTCCAGAAGCTCGTCATGCAAAACGGCACCTACGACATCCTCTGCATGGACCGGGTGTGGGGCGTCAAGGCCGAAACGGTGTTTCCCCGGCTTCTCGACAGCCGCATAGTCGCCCACCTCGTGGACAGCCGGGGGCGGAAAGACGGCGGCATTGGTCACTCGCTCGAAGAACTCACCCGCCACTACCTCTCAGCAGTGGTGGCCGATGAGGTGAAGAGCAGCATGACCGCCATCGCCAAGGAGTTGAAGGTCAAGAAGGCCGAGGTGTGGCCGGTCGTTCCGCTGGAACATGAGGGCTTCAACCTCTACGCCGGCATGGACCCCGTGCTCGCCTTCCGGCTGGCCCGGAAGCTCAAGCCGCTGATACCGGCCTCCGCCCGAAAGCTCCTCGACTACGAGCACCAGCTCGCCGCCGCGTGCGCCTACATGGTCCGCAAGGGCATCAAGGCGGACGTGCCGTACATCCAGGCCCGCGCGAACGAGCTGGCCCGTACAGAGGTCCACTTCAAGGACGTGGCCGCGAAGCTCGGGCTGGAGAACATCAACTCCCCGAAGCAGGTGGGGGACGCGATCATCAGCCGGGGCATCCGGCCGACCGACACCACCCCCACCGGCCAGCCCAAGGTCGATGACCAGCTGCTCAAGGCCCACCTCAGTGACCCCTTGTGCGAGGCGATCTACCAGGGCAAGAAAGCTGCCAAGGCGAAGAGCACGTGGTTCGACAATGCGCTGGCGAACCGCGACTCCGAGGATCGGCTGCACGCCGCGATCAACTCCACCGGCGCGCGCACGGCCCGCATGTCGATCAGCGGGGCGATACCGGCCCAGACCTTCCCATCCAAAGATTCCCTGGTCCGCCGAGGCTTCATCGCGGACCCCGGATACGTCGTCTGCGCCGTGGACTACAAGGCCCAGGAGCTTCGAGTCCTGGCCGCCTTGTCGGGAGACATGGCAATGAAGCGCGCCTTCCGCGAGGGGGCCGACCTCCACCAGATCACCGCGGACTCGGCGGGGGTTGACCGGAGCACGGGGAAGATGGCTGGGTTCCTGACCGTGTATGGCGGGGGCTGGGCCGCTCTGGCCTCCCAGGCCGGGGTCAGCGAGGAGACAGCACGGCGCGCGATCGACGGCTTCTTCGAAGCCTTCCCCAGGGTCCGGGAGTACTCCGAGGAGCTACAGAAGGAAGCCCGCCGGAACGGCTACATCACCACGAACACCGGGCGCCGGCTCCTTGTCGATAAGCGGCGACCGTACGCCGCCTTGAACTACGCGGTACAGAGTGCCAGCCGCGATGTGACCGGCCGCGCAATCCTCCGGCTCCAGAAAGCCGGATACGGGCCCTACTGCCTTCTCCCCGTCCATGACGAGGTGATCTTCCAGTTCCCGGAAGAGCACGCCTTGAAGGCCACCACCAAGGCCGCCCAAATCATGAAGGAAACCATGAACGGCGTCCTCATCGACACCGACGTGTCGGTCTACGGAAAGAGCTGGGGCTGCGGATACATGGCGGCCGGCCAGTACTGCGACCTCTGCGACACCATCCACAAGGAGAGTGAATGA
- a CDS encoding thioredoxin family protein: protein MTSYLLFSSPACVPCQRMKPLIAQESITADVTVTDVVAPDDLFEVLAVTSVPTLMAMKDGREAGRLVGLLSQADLVEFFEETA, encoded by the coding sequence GTGACCTCGTACCTCCTGTTCTCGTCGCCGGCCTGCGTCCCCTGCCAGCGCATGAAGCCCCTGATCGCCCAGGAATCCATCACGGCCGACGTGACCGTGACCGATGTCGTCGCCCCCGACGACCTCTTCGAGGTCCTGGCCGTGACCAGCGTTCCCACCCTCATGGCCATGAAGGACGGCCGAGAGGCCGGCCGCCTGGTCGGCCTCCTGAGTCAGGCCGACCTCGTTGAATTCTTCGAGGAAACGGCTTGA
- a CDS encoding deoxycytidylate deaminase, which yields MIDDRPDWDTYFLGIAQAVAARGDCCRCRVGAVVVGPDRRIRATGYNGSPPGGPSCSRGECPRCLSEAPSGSSYEECLETHAEANALLYADWPACQEATIYITRAPCRDCTKLIQSSGIREVVYLSDGTVSRIER from the coding sequence TTGATAGATGATCGACCCGACTGGGACACGTACTTCCTCGGAATCGCTCAAGCTGTCGCTGCACGAGGTGATTGCTGCCGCTGCCGCGTCGGAGCTGTGGTGGTCGGCCCTGACCGGCGAATCCGCGCTACGGGATACAACGGATCACCTCCAGGCGGCCCGTCGTGCAGCCGTGGAGAGTGCCCGCGCTGTCTCTCGGAAGCCCCCTCCGGCTCCTCATACGAGGAGTGTCTTGAGACTCACGCCGAGGCCAACGCCCTGCTGTACGCGGACTGGCCGGCCTGCCAGGAAGCGACGATCTACATAACGAGGGCACCGTGCCGGGACTGTACCAAGCTGATCCAATCGTCCGGCATACGTGAAGTCGTCTATCTCTCTGATGGAACAGTGAGCCGGATCGAACGGTAG